The DNA sequence AGATGGCCAGCACTGGAATGAGATTTCCACCAAGGCTGGGGTGGACGATCCTGGGCTCCCAGGTAGCTACACCTCTTGCTCTACAGACTCTTTCCTTGCCCCCTGTGCTGCAGGTGACAGggcctggggaggagaggagcaacGACCACCCCTGGGGGGAGAGAGAGCAGCATTTCATGGCATCGCTCGAGGCTGATTTATGACCTCCCGAGGATGGCGAACGCTGCATTCCCCAGCTTTAATAGAGGGGGCAGAGTCTGAAGTGCCCTCAGCTGGAACACAAGTGAAGAAAAGTGTCAGGTTTCCTATGCCCACGATCCCACCTCCTTCAGCGGGCGACCCTTCGGCATCCCACATCCATATATAAACACCTTGTCCCCCCGCCATCCTCTCTGGACACAGACGTGACAGTGGCGATTGCCTGCGGACACCACTTGCAGCCTCCAGCAACAGCCGCTCCATGATGTGGGAGCTCCGATCCGTAGCCTTCACCCGGGCTGTCCTTGCAGAATTTTTGGCGACCTTGGTCTTCATCCTCTTTGGtctgggctctgctctgaaCTGGCCCTCAGCTTCCTCCCCGAGCATCCTCCAAATCGCACTGGCTTTTGGCTTGGCCATCGGCACCCTGGTCCAAGCCTTGGGGCACATCAGCGGAGCCCACATCAACCCAGCAGTGACGGTGGCTTGCCTCATCGGCTCCCACGTCTCCTTCCTCCGCGCAGTCTTCTACGTGGTggcccagctcctgggggctgTCGTGGGGGCTGCCATCCTACACAAGATCACGCCAGCAGACTCCCAGGAAGGCTTAGCCATCAACAAGGTAGGAGCGCAGGCTGCGGACGGGCttggaaaggagcagaaaagtttgggcaggaggctggggatggatgagggatgaaaagaaaggtttttatGGCCAGCAAGGACCTTTACTGAGTGTTGGATGGGAAGCCAGCATCAGCTGGCATGGGGGCAGACGTGTCTCCTGCAGAAACGCCCGTGCCAGGAGCAGCATCACCCAAAACCAAGGCAGGCggtgaggaggaaggcagcgCGTTTCAGAGGCAGCACACGGAAATCCCTTTTCTCACAGCAGTCAGCtagcagcagagaggcagacCCAGCTTCACTGCCAAAGAGATTAAGAGGGTTGGAAAAGGGATTGGGGATTAGTCTGAACAAGAATATTTAGATTGATAATAGCTGAGGTTTAATAAACCCAACAAAGCAAGTAAGAGTTGTAAGAGAGAATTTCAAAACACCCAGATCTGCTCTTTTAGAGCTTAAGTCACCTGAAAGAGgaataggattttattttttttcccctgtgggTCGTGCATCTTGTAGCTGCCTGCACAAATtatcctaaaaaataaaaataaaaataaaataaaaaaggaataaaggaatATCAGAGAGAGATCCAGCTCTGGATCTTGGCCAGGAGGAcaactgctgctttcagagcatCACCAAGCAAAGCACTCTTGGGATCAGCATTTGGGAGGACGCGTGGTGTCCAAAGCAGGGGtgacacaggaaaagaaagggcaGAGAAGTGCCGAGAGAAGTGCCAGGATGGGCTAAGGCAAGAGACAGCGAGGAGGGGCTGCGAATCACATAtctgcccagcagcactgccaatTCCATCCAGATCTGGACTAAAAACCTTCAAGGAATAATAAAGTGCCAGGAAGCAGAGATGGAGGAGAGGGTGTGCAACTAGGCACAGCTTCAGACCAAATCTGAAAAATTCTTTCAGTCAAAAAAgagtgggaaggaagaagggattttttgtgtgtgccaaaacatttctttttgacatttctgaaaagtaattCATACAATTTTCTAAAAggcattttgtatttaaagcatgaggaaaagaaaaagaatcccTCAGGTCAAAGGAAGAGTGGAAAAGTAATGCCAAAAAAGATGccacaaaaacatttcctgcCATGTCAATCAAGTGTTACCATTGAGCTACTTCTCCTTAGGaaaattttcctcctcttcataTTGATGCCAAAAATTTCACCTGTTTCCTAAGTCCCTGCTGGTTTCCCCCTCCGAATTTCCAACCCAGCCACCAAGCTTGCCTATCCCTGAGATgtttctcctccccttccagCTGCATAACGAGACGACGACGGGGCAGGCGGTGACCGTCGAGCTCTTCCTCACCTTCCAGCTGGTCCTGTGCATCTTCGCTTCCACCGATGAGCGCCGGGAGGACAACCTGGGGTCCCCTGCCCTGTCCATTGGCCTTTCTGTCACTGTTGGACATCTCCTTGGGGTCGGTAGAATGGgtcaaaacacagcattttgaGGGTTGTCTTTGCCTTTGTGCCCAAAGCCTACTTGGCTGCATGCCCTGTAGTGGTCGGGGGATTTGTAACTGATGTTGTGCCCGTGATTTTGCAGTGGTTGGAGCAGAAAGATCCCACCAAAGCCATAACAGAGCCAAAGCCTGAGCTCAGGTTTTATTGggtgtgggaaaaaaaacataacctGCTGGGCTCTTCTGCTCCTCAAGTCCCATCAGGAGCTCCCAGGGATCCGTGGGGTCTTCTATCCTGAAGGAACGTGGTGGCAACTGAGATTCCCAAGACCATGATAAACATGGACAGGGAAATATGTGGGGTGAACAGCCAGGGAAATCCCTCCCAGAGGACTTTTACTGGGAACAGACACATCAGCCCCCACCCCACTCAGCTTCTCAATGCATGGATTAAAGCAGATCCTTACTGATCTGCAAGCCCATGTGCCTATGCGATATTCTTCCTGCAATCCTCAGTGGCAAGGAGTAGCAATTTGCTCCAGGAGTAGGAGCAGCAGGAACTTGTCCTCACAGTCCCTGTCACACTGCAGGGCACGTCGCCCAGCCCACAGCTGAGCTGCACCGTGCACGGGACACAGATGCTCGCGCAGAAGGTGCACAAATAGGACTCACGCGTATTGACTCAGGCGCTGGAAGCTGGTAGCATCTCTTTTCCTGGAACAGGGAAGGCTGGGATGGTGGATGAGTCATGCTAATAACACAGCgggatattttaaaataatgctgtaaaAGAGCTTAAAGCTAACAATATGCTTGGTGTTTCTCGGCAGATCCGTTACACCGGCTGCTCCATGAATCCAGCCAGATCTTTCGCCCCTGCTGTGATAGTTGGAGACTTCAGTGACCACTGGGTAAGAAGTCGGGTCTCTGCGTTGGTTTGGTGAGAATGGCCCCCCGCATTACCAATATTCCCAGACAACCGCAAAGCCAGCCAGATTTGTGACACTTCAGCATCAGCTGAAGGAGAGACAAAGAAATTTGCAGAAAGAGGTGGGGCTGCTGGATGCTTAATAGCTTATCTAAGCAGGGTGAGTTGCGACAGGAAAAGGGTGTGTGGTTTGTTGACCATGACTTAGCACAAGAAGCAAAACCAGTAGAGAGTGGAGCTCTTCTTGACATCCTGGGGACCTTTCCTGGTTGCGGATGGATCTGGGCATGCCTTTTCCACCAGCTCTTTCAGGGGTGCTCCCAGGGATTTCCATCTGCAAAGAGCATGTTCGGAGCCGGAGCTGTGGTGGTTCAGATCAGAGGTGTAGGAAGACATTTGCTCACCCAATTCTTCTATTACTCTTTTCACCAGGTCTTCTGGGTGGGCCCCCTGgttggggcagcagcagcttccatcGTCTACAATTACATCCTCTTCCCACAATCCAAAACCTTCTCGGAGAGACTTGCCATCTTCAAGGGTTTGGAGCCAGAGGAGGACTGGGCAGAGCGCGAGGTCCGCCGGCGGCAGTCGGTGGAGCTCCACTCCCCGCAGACCCTGCCAAGGGGGATGTCAGAGAAGGTGTAGCCGAACCCCCCCCAGGCCaagagaggagctggagaaaatTCTGATGTCCGTTTTGGAGACAGCACCCACTCAGCTGGTTGTTTcacctctcccctctctcccttcaCTTTTTGCTGGTGGGGACAACTCATCTCCTGGGGAGACCTCCCATCACCCTGCTCTCTCTATGCCTGATGGTTTTCCAACCCTGGGGAAAAGCACCATTAAACCAACACAACCAGTGTAGCAACAGGAGCAAGCACACCAGGGTGTGCTCCTGGCTGGCTCCTTCCATGTCCCCCTGCAGGAGGTGGTGCTCAGCAGAGCTTGCTGCCCTTCACGAAAAGCTTGGAGGCACTGCGGAGAGTTGTTATTACAGGCACCTGCTGGGTGTGGAGGTTGCCACCCGATGCCTCACTGCTGTAGAAGtcaaaaaaagaagccaaaaaggCTGGTGTAGAAGTGCAGCATTGGTTCAGCACTGGTTTAACCCACTGTCTGCCACAGCAAAAATACTGATTCTGGTCCTCCACCTTGGTCCTTCAATGAGAAAGGAGCACttgaatacttttttaaaaatattttttttaataaatttttaatctgtttctaGACTGATCAATGTGAATTAAAATCATGTTACCTTTCAGAGTGTAAAATTGTACTCAAATTACCAAatattcacttttaaaattagtccatattaggaaaaatatatatatgtcaagaaaacccaaagaaaaTTATCCAGAATTTATCTTGCCTATGAGCTGCTAAAGACAATATCATACTGCTGATtccttttatatcttttttacAATGTTCAAGTTAATTACATGCTTCTTCTCCTTCGGATCTAAacattgtatttattatttaccaTGACAAGGTTTAAGACTCATATAAACTGCAAAGAGCCCTATAATGAGTTTTAATGTCTAATAAATTACTGTACTCTTTCAAATAAAGTTCTTTAAATTCACTTCTATCCACCGAATCAAATAATGACACATTTATGatcatataatatatatacagtCATATAATACATATGgtcatataatatatatatatatggtcaTACAGCCCATCTTCAAGCCAACAACTTATTGATTTGCAAAAATGAcagtaaaaacaagcaaacaaacaaaaacaaacaagacccCTCAGATGACAGTAAAAAACAAccaatgaataaaaacaaacaaacaaaacccctcgGCTTCAAAGAAAGGACCCACAAAATAAAGATGACCCCTCCTTTAGTATCCTCCAGATGCTCCGATTTCTGACCTGGCCAGATTCTGGCCTCGGCACGCCAGCACTAACACAAAGCAATCTCACTAAACCAGACTTTCAGATGGCTAAAGCAGTGTAAGTCCTCCCGAGTCAATCGGCTACGTGGATTTACCCTTTCCACGGAGCTGTCATTGACTTCAATGACATTTCCAAAACTTGCACCATCAGGAAACCAAGCCAGTCGTTCCAGACCTACACCAGTGCAAGTCAAATTAGAGAGCAGGATCAGCCACCCGGAGATCAGAGCTGCCACAGACCATCTGAAAACCTCACTGAATCGATAACACGTATATATAATAGACCTCCACAGGAATGCCTTGGCCCAGGATTGGAAGCCACCCAGCCATGCCCATCCATCAGTTCATGACTGTCCACAATGTGTATCTGCAATACTTTCTGCACCATAAATTAACCTTTATTGCCTTCATCATGGAGCTGTGATAAATAGTATGATCGTGAAGTCAAAATGTAAAGCACTGTACGAAGTGTCTCGGCTCAAGTTTCTTCCTATGTCCTGTTGTCCTCCTGTGCAGGAGGATTGCAAAACCTGCCAACTGATTCTTCAGTTATGTAGAGGTGAAGAATTCAGAGGGCAACTTGAGACCACGCAAACCTCTGCTCCAAAGAACACTGAGACAGCCTGTCCCCAGCGTGCAGACCTCAAACCCTCCATCACACGGCTGCAAGCGGAGAATTTGGCATCTTACCCAggagaaaattgaaagaaaatcaaCCTGGCTTGGATGACGCCAAACCTACTGGTATCTTAAAAACACGCTGCAGGTCCAGCCACTTGGCTCTCAGCGCAAAATGCTTATACATGTAggacagaagggaaggaaaaaaaaaaaaaaaaaaaaaaacagcccagcTTCAAAGCTCAGAGAcctgaacagatttttttgatGTGAATTTCTTGGCCTGACCTTGTACAAATCCTTTGGATCTGAATCTTCAAAACCATGTGagctcccagctcccatccGGCACCAGCCTCTCAATGGCATGACCTACCTAGGAGGCAGACACATCATTAATTTGATGGATCTATTTATATATGTAGAAATATATCCTGAGCATGATTTCCTGAAGGAGGTGCCATGGAGGCTAAATCCATCCAAGACTGCAAGGGGGGAAATCACATTCGGGTGTAGTCCAGGAAAGGACCACAGACATTTGCAGAAGGTGGTTGGGAATAGGCGGCGCTCCATGGGGAGCTAATCCCCAGCTAATTCGAACAGCTTCAAGGCTTGCAGTGAGCCCTGTTTCACAAAGTTCTGCTGATGGGTCTGGGTACAAGACCAGAGGCTCTGCTTCAATTTTCAGCTCGATTTTTCTAGGAACATTAGCAAAGTCGGACATTTCTTAAGAGACTACTCAATGAAAGAGTCTTTAGCTCCAACTGCAGATGATGGTACCACCACAAGTCTCTTTAAAACCTAATCAGTGTAAACTATCTGTAACTTTTTAGGTTGAGAAATTTCTCAATGTGTTTCGTCTGGGTCTTGGAGGCAGAACGGGGtgaaaaacttgttttccaGTTCATGGAGTTAACTAACTGCATATTGTCACCAACATTTTACTTTGCAAGGTCCTAGGCTCTTGGAGCAATTATGCGAGAATTTCAGCTTTTGAGTTTCCAGATTACTCTCCATTATGTTATCTACTGCATTCATAGGTGAGCCTGGTCGTGCTTTCAGCTCCCCTCTGCACTGATGCAGCTCAACTGCCTCCACCCATTACACCCCCATTACACCCAAAAATGCGACCCAGGGCCAACCCAGCGCTCTCCAGCCAGCCCCGTGCCTTCCCATCCCAGCAGCGTGAACActgcaggatggcatcccacCTGTCCACCGTGCCCAGGCAGAGGTGACACTGCTTTCGGGCTCTCTCCCCAGACCATTTCAGTGTTTATTACCATGCGTGTTCCTTGCAATCCTAAAAAGAGACAGCATAGGGAAAGACAACACTTCCACAGCAAAcacatttcaggaagaaaacctCCTCCCAAAGGCAGGTCTGTCTGAGCCCCGAGGATCTTGGTGAATGGCTGCTGGCCCATAAGAATTCAAAGTATTTACCGAGATGAGCAGAAATGCAA is a window from the Oxyura jamaicensis isolate SHBP4307 breed ruddy duck chromosome 33, BPBGC_Ojam_1.0, whole genome shotgun sequence genome containing:
- the AQP2 gene encoding aquaporin-2 gives rise to the protein MMWELRSVAFTRAVLAEFLATLVFILFGLGSALNWPSASSPSILQIALAFGLAIGTLVQALGHISGAHINPAVTVACLIGSHVSFLRAVFYVVAQLLGAVVGAAILHKITPADSQEGLAINKLHNETTTGQAVTVELFLTFQLVLCIFASTDERREDNLGSPALSIGLSVTVGHLLGIRYTGCSMNPARSFAPAVIVGDFSDHWVFWVGPLVGAAAASIVYNYILFPQSKTFSERLAIFKGLEPEEDWAEREVRRRQSVELHSPQTLPRGMSEKV